A region of Thiofilum sp. DNA encodes the following proteins:
- the ppk2 gene encoding polyphosphate kinase 2 encodes MSRKNYEKQKYHLQVELLKLQAWVRETGQRVVILFEGRDAAGKGGTIKRFMEHLNPRGARVVALEKPTETERGQWYFQRYVSHLPTAGEIVLFDRSWYNRAGVERVMGFCTEDEYLEFMRQAPEFERHLVKSGIHVIKFWFSVSRDEQRRRFKERKIHPLKQWKLSPIDLASLEKWDEYSKAKEAMFFHTDTAEAPWTILKSDCKKRARLNAMRYVLNKLSYTGKDPKTVTPVDPLIVGRASLSN; translated from the coding sequence ATGTCACGCAAAAACTATGAAAAGCAAAAATACCACTTACAGGTTGAACTCCTCAAACTACAAGCATGGGTACGTGAGACTGGTCAACGCGTGGTTATTCTATTTGAGGGTCGTGATGCGGCAGGTAAAGGGGGAACCATTAAGCGCTTTATGGAGCACTTAAATCCTCGTGGTGCTCGCGTCGTCGCTTTGGAAAAACCTACCGAAACCGAACGGGGTCAATGGTACTTCCAGCGCTATGTTTCTCATTTACCTACCGCAGGTGAGATCGTATTATTCGACCGCTCTTGGTATAACCGTGCAGGTGTAGAACGCGTCATGGGCTTTTGTACCGAAGACGAATACCTTGAATTTATGCGTCAAGCGCCTGAATTTGAACGTCATTTGGTCAAAAGCGGTATTCATGTGATTAAATTCTGGTTCTCTGTAAGCCGTGATGAACAGCGTCGACGCTTTAAAGAGCGCAAAATCCACCCCCTTAAACAGTGGAAACTCAGTCCTATTGATTTAGCCTCGCTAGAAAAATGGGATGAATACAGTAAGGCTAAAGAAGCTATGTTTTTCCACACGGATACGGCTGAAGCGCCTTGGACTATTCTTAAGTCAGACTGTAAAAAACGTGCTCGACTCAATGCTATGCGTTATGTACTCAACAAACTTTCCTATACGGGTAAAGATCCTAAAACGGTCACTCCAGTCGACCCATTGATTGTAGGACGCGCCAGTTTGAGCAACTAA
- the grxD gene encoding Grx4 family monothiol glutaredoxin has product MDVMERIDQAVKNNPVVIFMKGTPRMPQCGFSSRAAQALMQCGEEFAYVNVLADPEIFQNLPRYADWPTFPQIYIDGELVGGCDITVEMLQNGELVPAVKAAVAKYKAASNSEAGNDEASPNA; this is encoded by the coding sequence ATGGACGTTATGGAGCGTATTGACCAAGCGGTCAAAAATAATCCCGTAGTGATTTTTATGAAAGGCACGCCACGCATGCCTCAATGCGGGTTTTCCAGCCGTGCGGCTCAGGCCTTAATGCAGTGCGGCGAGGAATTTGCCTATGTCAACGTGCTAGCTGATCCGGAAATTTTCCAAAATTTACCCCGCTATGCCGACTGGCCTACCTTCCCCCAGATTTATATTGATGGCGAATTAGTGGGTGGTTGCGATATTACGGTAGAAATGTTGCAAAATGGTGAGTTAGTACCCGCTGTAAAAGCGGCGGTAGCTAAATATAAAGCCGCTTCCAACAGTGAAGCGGGCAATGATGAAGCCAGCCCTAATGCTTAA
- a CDS encoding DUF3144 domain-containing protein, which translates to MSTSHSTPPDQDDTFWDMADSFIELANQLTEQAADPNAVIAAMTYATTRFSAFIAAVNSLDRAEFTEDMDSNMELLSRQYRRWLGENLRDYRDNFKVYIRTEDDPT; encoded by the coding sequence ATGAGTACTTCACATTCCACACCACCTGATCAAGATGACACCTTCTGGGATATGGCGGACAGCTTTATTGAGCTAGCGAATCAATTAACCGAACAAGCCGCCGATCCTAATGCCGTCATTGCAGCTATGACCTATGCCACCACACGCTTTAGTGCCTTTATTGCAGCGGTCAATTCACTCGATAGAGCCGAATTTACCGAAGATATGGATAGCAATATGGAACTCTTAAGCCGTCAATATCGGCGTTGGTTAGGCGAAAACCTACGTGACTATCGTGATAATTTTAAAGTTTATATTCGTACCGAGGACGATCCCACATGA
- a CDS encoding PfkB family carbohydrate kinase produces MSQILVVGNALIDHIYEVGHYPAEDEELRATSQTQTLGGNGTNTVQVLQQLGHLCTLLNTFAADSQGEWLRQQLEQQGIEIGYSPVLAGYQTPNSVILLNQQTGSRTIIHHRHLPELAQEALNNLPLAQYDWFHFEGRNVEVLPHLIKQVRQHQLKARISLELEKNRAGLEVLIGLVDVVFISQAYWQAQYPHLTPQQWLQQLSSHYPHTIMTLTLGKQGALVLDKGAEIQHVTVPTVQVVDTLGAGDTFNAGMIAALCEGQNTLEAVHFAVQLAQRKVQQYGLARLVKH; encoded by the coding sequence ATGAGTCAGATTTTAGTGGTGGGTAATGCTCTAATCGATCATATTTATGAGGTCGGTCATTATCCAGCAGAAGATGAAGAACTACGAGCTACGAGTCAAACCCAAACTTTAGGGGGTAATGGCACAAATACCGTGCAAGTGTTGCAGCAATTAGGCCATCTATGCACCTTACTCAATACCTTTGCAGCGGATAGTCAGGGCGAATGGCTAAGACAACAGCTAGAGCAACAGGGGATTGAGATCGGCTATTCACCGGTATTAGCGGGCTATCAAACCCCTAATTCTGTGATTTTACTCAATCAGCAAACCGGTAGTCGCACTATTATTCACCATCGGCATTTGCCAGAGTTAGCCCAAGAGGCTTTAAATAATCTGCCACTGGCTCAGTATGATTGGTTTCATTTTGAGGGGCGTAATGTAGAAGTTTTACCCCATTTAATTAAACAGGTACGCCAACATCAACTCAAAGCTCGCATTTCATTAGAGCTAGAAAAAAATCGTGCGGGTTTAGAGGTATTAATAGGCTTAGTGGATGTGGTTTTTATTTCACAAGCCTATTGGCAAGCCCAATATCCACACCTCACTCCCCAGCAATGGCTACAGCAATTAAGCAGTCATTATCCACACACGATAATGACATTAACCCTAGGGAAGCAGGGAGCTTTAGTGCTGGATAAAGGAGCAGAGATACAACACGTAACCGTGCCTACGGTACAAGTGGTGGATACGCTGGGGGCGGGGGATACATTTAATGCAGGGATGATTGCTGCTTTATGTGAGGGGCAAAATACACTAGAGGCAGTACACTTTGCGGTGCAATTAGCGCAACGCAAAGTGCAACAGTATGGTTTAGCGCGATTAGTTAAGCATTAG
- the ybeY gene encoding rRNA maturation RNase YbeY — MSAIVRMMNSLHIELQNAAEWPRVPSLEQMQTWLAPALQPEQGECVVRIVDAEEGRSLNADYRGKDYATNILSFPNELPDFDLEPELLAELDQHYLGDLVICAEVLEREAQEQNKPLEHHWAHLLIHGLLHLQGYDHITDAEAEVMETLEITLLGKLGIPNPYQPLNQES; from the coding sequence ATGAGCGCCATAGTCAGAATGATGAATAGCTTACACATAGAATTGCAAAATGCCGCTGAATGGCCGCGTGTTCCCAGCCTTGAGCAGATGCAAACTTGGCTAGCACCAGCATTACAACCAGAACAAGGTGAGTGTGTGGTGCGTATTGTCGATGCAGAGGAGGGACGTAGTTTAAATGCTGACTATCGCGGCAAAGACTATGCGACCAATATTTTATCTTTTCCCAATGAATTACCTGATTTTGATTTAGAGCCGGAATTATTGGCGGAGTTAGATCAACATTATTTAGGCGATTTAGTGATTTGTGCAGAGGTACTTGAGCGTGAGGCGCAAGAGCAAAACAAACCGCTAGAGCATCATTGGGCGCATTTATTAATTCATGGTCTCTTGCATTTGCAAGGGTATGACCATATTACCGATGCAGAAGCAGAGGTAATGGAAACCTTAGAAATTACGCTTTTAGGGAAGTTAGGTATTCCCAACCCTTATCAACCACTTAATCAGGAATCATGA
- a CDS encoding transporter associated domain-containing protein yields MKNDSSDSRPRPRWKQWLIERLDLSTQSRDELMEELHRINKKNILPDDAVNMMQGVVNFSSLQVQDVMIPRSQVQFIGHDDDFSTILKLIAETEHSRYPVVADNREDLIGILLAKDLLRYIGREDEFAIDDIVRPALIVPETQPLSRLLAEFRNNRAHMAVVIDEYAGIAGLVTFEDVLEQIVGDIDDEYDDEEDEDPNIIQQGGGRYLVSGITPIEELNELVGIELDDDAADTVAGLMINQLGKIPRPGEETTIGDLTLRVLLGDSRRIEQIEVLVGKQPHTTPVT; encoded by the coding sequence ATGAAAAACGACAGTTCAGATTCGAGGCCGCGACCTCGTTGGAAGCAATGGTTAATTGAGCGCTTAGACTTGTCTACGCAAAGTCGTGACGAGTTAATGGAAGAATTACACCGCATTAATAAAAAAAATATTTTGCCTGATGATGCAGTCAATATGATGCAGGGCGTAGTGAACTTTAGTTCATTGCAAGTGCAAGATGTCATGATTCCGCGTTCGCAGGTGCAATTCATCGGGCATGACGATGATTTTTCTACCATTTTAAAGCTTATTGCGGAAACGGAACACTCGCGCTATCCCGTAGTAGCGGATAATCGTGAAGATCTGATTGGTATCTTACTTGCCAAAGATTTGCTGCGTTATATCGGGCGGGAAGATGAGTTTGCCATAGATGATATTGTGCGCCCCGCTTTAATAGTGCCTGAAACGCAGCCCTTAAGCCGTTTGTTAGCAGAGTTTCGTAATAATCGCGCTCATATGGCGGTAGTCATTGATGAATATGCGGGTATTGCGGGCTTAGTAACCTTTGAGGATGTATTAGAGCAAATCGTCGGTGATATTGATGATGAATACGACGATGAGGAAGATGAAGATCCTAATATTATTCAGCAAGGTGGCGGGCGTTATTTAGTGTCAGGTATTACCCCTATTGAGGAACTCAATGAATTAGTAGGGATAGAGCTAGATGACGATGCGGCGGACACAGTGGCGGGTTTGATGATTAATCAACTTGGTAAAATCCCGCGTCCGGGCGAAGAAACGACGATTGGCGATTTAACCCTGCGTGTGCTATTGGGGGACAGTCGCCGTATTGAGCAAATTGAAGTGTTGGTGGGCAAGCAGCCTCATACCACTCCTGTGACTTAA
- a CDS encoding GMC oxidoreductase, protein MKQPAQPSRRQFLKLSSAAAGVGLAATSPSANAFLFTTTKPARTIKAVVIGTGFGGAVAGLRLGQAGVKTLMIERGQWWRTQANFNVFSANLPADHRSSWFKTLSSPPVKIELPVLPYAGVLDYTDFNGLRTYQGAAVGGGSIVYGGVTVRSPNFVLQSIFNGQVNVSEMETKYYPRAEAIIRASTIPEDLLNTQYYRYAQVFKQHAEKAGYTVKPTPSAYDFDIIRKEINGTIKASAINGETIYGNNNGCKKSLDKSYLQLALNTNNVTIADLTIVDSIKPFGAGYSVFTRKINDWGTTLYYEEIRCEYLFLGAGVVGTNTLLLKAKAEGSLPNLNQHVGTKVGGNGDVTWARTVPEALGAKQAAPLTQTIEDFSNPYGPMTLECAYFPTGIDLRSLVQLGVHFDKDRTGPGTFTYSKWQNKLTMNWPSDAGTKPTQAHEHIVNRLNRINGGISGVPIFITKPSTTRVAHPLGGIPLGLATDAYGRLYGYKRLYVVDGSLIPGSCLANPSLTIAALAERNMETILAQDIRA, encoded by the coding sequence ATGAAACAACCTGCTCAACCTTCGCGCCGTCAATTTTTAAAACTTTCCAGTGCCGCTGCGGGCGTGGGTCTAGCCGCGACCAGTCCTAGCGCTAATGCGTTTTTATTTACCACTACTAAACCCGCTCGTACTATTAAAGCCGTGGTCATTGGTACGGGCTTTGGTGGAGCCGTTGCGGGGCTGCGTTTAGGTCAAGCGGGCGTTAAAACCTTAATGATTGAGCGCGGTCAATGGTGGCGTACTCAAGCCAATTTTAATGTGTTTAGTGCGAACTTACCCGCTGATCACCGTAGCTCATGGTTTAAAACCCTCTCCTCCCCACCCGTTAAAATCGAGTTGCCCGTGCTACCCTATGCCGGAGTGCTGGACTATACCGATTTTAATGGCTTGCGTACCTATCAAGGGGCGGCAGTTGGCGGTGGCTCCATTGTGTATGGCGGGGTTACGGTGCGTTCACCCAATTTCGTACTACAATCGATTTTTAATGGGCAGGTTAATGTGAGTGAGATGGAGACCAAATACTATCCTCGCGCCGAGGCTATTATTAGAGCGTCTACCATTCCTGAGGATTTGTTGAATACTCAATACTATCGTTATGCCCAAGTCTTTAAACAACATGCTGAAAAGGCTGGCTATACCGTAAAACCCACCCCCAGCGCCTATGACTTTGATATTATTCGCAAAGAAATTAATGGCACTATTAAAGCCTCGGCGATTAATGGCGAAACGATTTACGGTAATAATAATGGCTGTAAAAAATCCCTCGATAAAAGCTATCTACAGCTAGCACTCAATACCAATAATGTCACCATTGCAGATCTCACTATTGTGGATAGTATTAAGCCGTTCGGCGCGGGCTATAGCGTGTTTACCCGTAAGATCAATGATTGGGGTACAACGCTTTATTATGAAGAAATCCGTTGTGAGTACTTATTTCTAGGCGCTGGTGTGGTAGGCACGAATACTTTACTACTGAAAGCCAAAGCAGAAGGTAGCCTGCCTAATTTAAATCAACATGTAGGTACTAAAGTGGGTGGCAATGGCGATGTGACTTGGGCGCGTACCGTGCCAGAGGCATTAGGGGCTAAACAAGCGGCTCCCCTGACCCAAACCATAGAAGACTTTAGTAATCCTTATGGTCCTATGACCCTAGAATGTGCCTATTTCCCCACAGGCATTGATCTGCGCTCACTGGTGCAATTAGGGGTGCATTTCGACAAGGATCGTACCGGTCCTGGCACTTTTACCTACTCTAAGTGGCAAAATAAACTCACTATGAATTGGCCCAGCGATGCAGGCACTAAACCTACTCAAGCCCATGAACATATTGTCAATCGTTTAAATCGCATTAATGGTGGCATTAGTGGCGTGCCCATTTTTATTACTAAACCCTCCACGACACGGGTTGCACACCCTTTAGGGGGCATACCTTTAGGTTTAGCGACGGATGCTTATGGGCGACTTTATGGATATAAGCGTTTATATGTCGTCGATGGCAGTTTAATTCCGGGGTCGTGCTTAGCTAACCCTTCACTGACGATTGCTGCACTAGCAGAGCGCAATATGGAAACGATATTAGCACAGGATATACGGGCTTAA
- a CDS encoding PhoH family protein, translating into MNLSGQFDQHLRQIENRLGITIENRGHQFQLTGLPTVVTTAEQLLKDLYAETQDTLLTPEHIHLSMQQANLEAVVDRDPNEVKVRTRRGYIKPKGASQRDYIERIRAHDVNFGVGPAGTGKTWLAVACAVEALERDEVRRLVLVRPAVEAGEKLGFLPGDLAQKIDPYLRPIYDALYEMMGIEKVTRLIERHVIEVAPLAYMRGRTLNDSFILLDEAQNTTTEQMKMFLTRLGFGSTAVITGDITQIDLPRHQKSGLKHVLEILHDVKGISFTFFDSKDVVRHSLVQRIVEAYERHSQNDE; encoded by the coding sequence ATGAATTTAAGTGGTCAGTTTGATCAGCATTTGCGTCAAATTGAAAATCGCTTAGGTATTACGATTGAAAATCGTGGTCATCAGTTTCAATTAACGGGTTTACCCACAGTAGTGACCACAGCCGAGCAGTTGTTGAAAGATCTCTATGCAGAAACGCAAGACACTCTATTGACCCCTGAGCATATCCATTTATCCATGCAGCAAGCGAACTTAGAGGCTGTAGTAGATCGTGATCCTAATGAGGTAAAGGTACGTACTCGCCGTGGCTATATTAAACCGAAAGGTGCAAGTCAACGTGACTATATTGAGCGTATTCGTGCCCATGATGTGAACTTTGGAGTAGGGCCTGCGGGTACAGGTAAAACATGGTTGGCGGTGGCCTGTGCGGTAGAAGCGCTAGAGCGTGATGAAGTCAGACGTTTGGTATTAGTGCGTCCAGCGGTGGAAGCGGGTGAAAAACTTGGTTTCTTACCCGGTGATTTAGCTCAAAAAATCGATCCTTATTTACGTCCTATTTATGATGCGCTGTATGAGATGATGGGCATTGAGAAGGTGACGCGCCTCATTGAACGTCATGTGATTGAAGTCGCTCCCTTAGCTTATATGCGCGGACGTACTTTAAACGACTCATTTATTTTGTTGGATGAAGCACAAAATACGACTACTGAACAAATGAAAATGTTCTTAACCCGCTTAGGCTTTGGTTCTACGGCTGTCATTACTGGGGACATTACCCAAATTGATTTACCGCGCCACCAAAAGTCGGGTTTAAAACATGTGCTAGAGATTTTACATGATGTCAAAGGGATTAGTTTTACCTTTTTTGACAGTAAAGATGTGGTGCGCCATAGCTTAGTACAACGTATCGTAGAGGCGTATGAGCGCCATAGTCAGAATGATGAATAG
- the argB gene encoding acetylglutamate kinase — protein MNSTPSDTAAILIEALPYIQRYAGKTIVVKYGGNAMTEPALQQSFARDIVLLKQVGINPVVVHGGGPQINSYLSQLNIESRFIDGMRVTNSETMDVVQMVLGGLVNKQIVSLINQAGGRAIGLTGKDGNMIKARKLLLERKALDNQPSEIIDLGHVGEITSIDASVVRMLEEDRYIPVIAPIGVGEDGASYNINADIVAGKLAQVLNAEKLLLLTNTPGVLNKQGQLMPELSRDDINNLIADGTIHGGMLPKLTCATDALAAGARSACIIDGRLAHAVLLELLTDTGVGTLVTP, from the coding sequence ATGAACAGCACTCCTAGTGATACCGCTGCTATTTTAATTGAAGCACTGCCCTATATTCAGCGTTATGCAGGTAAAACCATTGTTGTGAAATACGGCGGCAATGCCATGACTGAACCTGCCCTACAGCAAAGCTTTGCCCGCGACATTGTGCTACTCAAGCAAGTGGGGATTAACCCTGTAGTGGTGCATGGGGGTGGACCACAAATTAATAGCTATCTCAGTCAGCTTAATATCGAAAGTCGCTTTATTGATGGCATGCGCGTCACTAACTCCGAAACCATGGATGTGGTGCAAATGGTGCTAGGGGGCTTGGTCAATAAGCAAATTGTTAGTCTTATCAATCAAGCGGGGGGACGAGCCATTGGTTTAACGGGTAAAGATGGCAATATGATTAAAGCCCGTAAACTGCTGCTAGAACGTAAGGCACTGGATAATCAACCCTCTGAAATCATTGATCTAGGTCATGTGGGTGAAATCACCAGTATTGACGCTAGTGTGGTGCGTATGTTGGAAGAGGATCGTTATATTCCGGTGATCGCACCTATTGGAGTGGGTGAGGATGGGGCGAGCTATAATATTAATGCCGACATTGTAGCGGGTAAGCTGGCTCAAGTGCTCAATGCTGAGAAACTTTTACTCCTGACCAATACTCCGGGGGTATTGAATAAACAAGGTCAACTCATGCCCGAACTCAGCCGTGATGATATTAATAATTTGATCGCTGATGGCACGATTCACGGCGGTATGCTGCCTAAGCTCACCTGTGCTACCGATGCCCTCGCAGCCGGTGCGCGGAGTGCTTGTATTATTGATGGACGCTTAGCTCATGCCGTGCTACTCGAACTTCTAACCGATACCGGAGTAGGCACTCTAGTCACCCCTTAA
- a CDS encoding Uma2 family endonuclease gives MLRIYSPLLNYHGHGKKLRLYERHGVKTYWIIHPTDQWLIVYRPAKQSYLARIHTPFTCNSL, from the coding sequence ATGCTCAGGATTTACTCCCCCCTCCTCAACTATCATGGACATGGAAAAAAGCTCCGACTCTACGAGCGTCACGGTGTTAAAACCTATTGGATTATTCACCCCACCGACCAATGGCTCATAGTCTATCGTCCAGCAAAACAAAGCTACCTTGCACGAATCCATACCCCTTTTACCTGCAACTCTTTATAA
- a CDS encoding DUF4124 domain-containing protein: MIKRAYLVLSCILLCCTTGVQAELYRWVDANGKVSYSDKIPPQVTGLGHAELNKQGTTVKVAPPAKTAAELAAAKEAKLKQQQLAEEAKYKAVLEQNLLDTYATVDELVAVYESRLNLQKSSLGQLRETRAKLATDLNKQRDKLAKTKDKDQIKTLEGFIKTSEADLANYDKAIQQGLMETLKLNEQYESDKLRLQELLQAKAAKTAESGALQETPAASAN; encoded by the coding sequence ATGATCAAACGTGCCTATCTTGTCCTAAGTTGTATACTGCTATGCTGTACTACAGGAGTGCAGGCTGAGCTTTATCGTTGGGTTGATGCGAATGGTAAGGTGAGCTACTCAGATAAGATTCCTCCCCAAGTGACAGGTCTAGGGCATGCTGAGCTAAATAAGCAAGGGACTACTGTTAAAGTAGCGCCTCCGGCTAAAACCGCCGCCGAATTAGCCGCTGCTAAAGAAGCCAAGCTTAAACAACAGCAATTAGCTGAAGAGGCGAAGTATAAAGCGGTACTAGAGCAAAATTTGCTGGATACCTACGCAACGGTAGATGAGTTAGTGGCAGTTTATGAAAGCCGCCTCAATCTGCAAAAGTCTAGCTTGGGTCAATTACGTGAAACTCGCGCTAAATTAGCCACCGATCTTAATAAGCAACGCGACAAGTTGGCTAAAACCAAAGATAAAGATCAGATTAAGACCTTAGAGGGCTTTATTAAAACCAGTGAGGCTGATTTAGCAAACTACGATAAAGCCATTCAACAAGGCTTAATGGAAACACTAAAGCTCAATGAGCAATACGAGTCAGATAAGCTGCGTTTGCAAGAGTTGCTCCAAGCAAAAGCCGCTAAGACAGCAGAGTCAGGTGCTCTGCAAGAAACACCTGCTGCGTCTGCTAATTGA